One Glandiceps talaboti chromosome 2, keGlaTala1.1, whole genome shotgun sequence genomic region harbors:
- the LOC144451543 gene encoding protein cornichon homolog 4-like: MVSTDALLFIFSLFDSAALLFLAVFFIITLSDLECDYLNATACCARLNTWVLPEIIAHSLVTCLLVMNQNWILFAVNIPLAAYQIYKFITVPSGNTGLYDPTEIHNRGQLKYYMKLSMVKLGFHLLFFFIYLYSMILALLSRSD; encoded by the exons ATGGTGTCGACTGATGCCCTGTTATTTATATTTTCGCTGTTCGACAGCGCAGCGCTTTTATTTCTCGCAGTGTTTTTC ATCATAACTCTTTCAGATTTAGAATGTGATTATTTGAATGCCACAGCATGCTGTGCAAGGCTTAACACA tgggtACTGCCAGAAATCATTGCACATTCTCTTGTAACATGTCTTCTAGTTATGAACCAAAATTGGATTTTGTTTGCTGTAAATATTCCTTTGGCTGCGTACCAAATATACAA ATTTATCACCGTTCCAAGTGGAAACACTGGCCTTTATGATCCAACAGAAATTCACAACAGAGGGCAACtaaaatattacatgaaattATCCATGGTTAAATTAGGATTTCACCTACTCTTCTTTTTTATATACCTGTACAG tatgatTTTGGCTCTTCTGTCAAGATCAGATTAA